One Penaeus vannamei isolate JL-2024 chromosome 27, ASM4276789v1, whole genome shotgun sequence genomic window carries:
- the LOC138866895 gene encoding uncharacterized protein → MCSSLKFVGNPDYMNVDTWTVYEGPIMTGSEYYGEADAANLGSLTDQGSSIILTGTSPWTFYDGNNWTGSSLCLYPNTDQDVGSQGQVLNFGIYPKVQDLGITDNTIGSVRKGCWSKNVARAEPLKAEHRASNGAWGILEP, encoded by the exons ATG TGTTCTTCCCTCAAGTTCGTGGGGAATCCGGATTACATGAACGTCGACACGTGGACCGTGTACGAGGGCCCCATTATGACGGGCAGCGAATATTACGGGGAAGCAGACGCCGCCAACCTGGGCTCCCTCACTGACCAGGGCTCCTCCATTATCTTGACGGGCACCAGTCCGTGGACCTTCTACGA CGGCAACAACTGGACGGGATCGAGTTTGTGTCTTTATCCCAACACTGACCAAGATGTGGGCTCCCAGGGCCAGGTCTTGAACTTTGGCATCTACCCGAAA GTGCAGGACCTCGGCATCACCGACAACACCATCGGCTCCGTGCGCAAGGGCTGCTGGTCCAAGAACGTGGCCCGGGCCGAGCCGCTCAAGGCCGAGCACAGGGCCAGCAACGGCGCCTGGGGCATCCTGGAGCCTTAG
- the LOC113822657 gene encoding uncharacterized protein — protein sequence MRIMKVLALLALFVGAALGKATRGNAAFTYTYSQPGLNGFYQLFTNYAPDLLSSNFDNAISSVYQTGMWLYYENVQFNQASGKVYWVHGIEISVDFPLEYSKMCSSLKFVGSADYMNVDTWTVYEGPIFTGSEYYGEADAANLGSLTDQGSSIILTGTSPWTFYDGNNWTGSSLCLYPNTDQDVGSQGQVLNFGIYPKVQDLGITDNTIGSVRKGCWSKNVARAEPLKAEHRASNGAWGILEP from the exons ATGCGCATCATGAAGGTtctcgctctcctcgctctcttcgTCGGCGCCGCCCTCGGGAAGG CCACGAGAGGAAATGCCGCATTCACCTACACATACAGCCAGCCGGGCTTAAACGGCTTCTACCAGCTCTTCACCAATTATGCGCCCGACCTCCTGAGCTCTAACTTCGACAACGCCATCAGCAGCGTCTACCAGACCGGCAT GTGGCTGTACTACGAGAATGTGCAGTTCAACCAGGCGTCAGGCAAAGTCTACTGGGTGCATGGAATCGAAATCTCTGTCGACTTCCCACTGGAATATTCGAAAATG TGTTCTTCCCTCAAGTTCGTGGGCAGCGCGGATTACATGAACGTCGACACGTGGACCGTGTACGAGGGCCCCATCTTCACGGGCAGCGAATATTACGGGGAAGCAGACGCCGCCAACCTGGGCTCCCTCACTGACCAGGGCTCCTCCATTATCTTGACGGGCACCAGTCCGTGGACCTTCTACGA CGGCAACAACTGGACGGGATCGAGTTTGTGTCTTTATCCCAACACTGACCAAGATGTGGGCTCCCAGGGCCAGGTCTTGAACTTTGGCATCTACCCGAAA GTGCAGGACCTCGGCATCACCGACAACACCATCGGCTCCGTGCGCAAGGGCTGCTGGTCCAAGAACGTGGCCCGGGCCGAGCCGCTCAAGGCCGAGCACAGGGCCAGCAACGGCGCCTGGGGCATCCTGGAGCCTTAG
- the LOC138866894 gene encoding uncharacterized protein, with the protein MLPKSKAAKTSCYIMRAPVLLMLFVGSALGKSTRATTAFTIAYSEAAQNGPHKIFTHYTPDLSEFDYDNAIKSVHQTGMWVYYENVQYNQQPGRVYWVHGIEISADFSSDYSYMASSLKFVGSPDGVDADAFTVYEGTAFTGNEFYSESDATDLGPLTRKGSSIAITGTSPWTFYSDNGWSGRHMCLYPSIHDEGPNGEALNFGLYPNVEDIGIIDNSIGSVRKGCWFPSEDEPLKAQPLKAEYRGKNGAWGILDP; encoded by the exons ATGCTTCCGAAGTCAAAAGCAGCCAAGACCTCTTGCTACATCATGAGGGCGCCTGTGCTGTTAATGCTCTTCGTGGGAAGCGCCCTCGGGAAGT CCACGCGAGCGACCACCGCCTTCACAATCGCGTACAGTGAGGCGGCGCAGAATGGCCCTCACAAGATTTTCACTCACTATACACCTGACCTTAGTGAATTCGACTACGACAATGCCATTAAGAGTGTTCATCAGACCGGCAT GTGGGTGTACTACGAGAACGTGCAGTACAACCAGCAGCCCGGCAGAGTCTACTGGGTTCACGGGATCGAAATCTCTGCAGACTTTTCAAGCGATTATTCGTATATG GCCTCTTCGCTGAAGTTCGTCGGCAGCCCTGACGGTGTGGACGCCGATGCATTCACAGTGTACGAAGGGACGGCTTTCACGGGAAACGAATTCTATAGCGAATCGGACGCTACCGACCTGGGACCTCTCACGAGAAAGGGCTCCTCCATCGCCATCACAGGCACCAGCCCGTGGACATTCTACAG CGACAACGGCTGGTCCGGGCGCCACATGTgtctctatccttccatccacgACGAAGGACCCAACGGCGAGGCTCTGAATTTTGGCTTATATCCTAAT GTGGAAGACATCGGTATCATAGACAACAGCATCGGCTCAGTGAGGAAAGGCTGCTGGTTCCCGAGTGAGGACGAGCCACTCAAGGCCCAGCCACTCAAGGCCGAGTACAGGGGAAAGAACGGAGCCTGGGGAATCCTGGATCCTTAG